In Tiliqua scincoides isolate rTilSci1 chromosome 1, rTilSci1.hap2, whole genome shotgun sequence, the following are encoded in one genomic region:
- the RCBTB2 gene encoding RCC1 and BTB domain-containing protein 2 isoform X3 — protein sequence MPAYSEVTCGYAHTLVLTDEGQMYAWGANSYGQLGTGNRSNQSYPAPVAVDKDRVIEIAACHSAHTSAAKIQGGQVYMWGQCRGQSITLPHLTHFACTDDVFACFATPAVTWRLLSVEPDDHLTVAQSLKKEFDNPDTADLRFQVDGKYIHVHKVLLKIRCEHFRSILNNNNDEIIEISEFSYPVYRAFLEYLYTDSISLSPEDAIGLLDLATFYRESRLKKLCQQTIKQGICEENAIALLSAAVKFEAKDLEEFCFRFCINHLTVVTQTSGFAEMDHDLLKNFISKASRVGAFKN from the exons atgcctgcctactcagaa GTCACTTGTGGATATGCCCATACACTAGTCCTTACAGATGAAGGTCAGATGTATGCCTGGGGAGCCAACTCTTATGGTCAGTTGGGCACTGGCAATAGAAGTAACCAGTCCTATCCTGCACCAGTCGCTGTGGATAAGGACAG AGTCATAGAAATTGCTGCATGTCACTCTGCTCACACTTCTGCTGCTAAAATCCAGGGTGGCCAAGTGTACATGTGGGGTCAGTGCCGGGGACAATCTATCACTCTTCCACACCTCACCCACTTCGCCTGCACTGATGATGTATTTGCTTGTTTTGCTACTCCTGCGGTAACATGGCGTCTGCTGTCAGTAG AACCTGATGATCACCTGACAGTAGCTCAGTCACTAAAGAAGGAATTTGACAACCCAGATACTGCAGATTTGAGGTTTCAAGTGGATGGAAAATACATACACGTTCATAAAGTCCTTCTCAAAATTAG GTGTGAGCATTTTCGTTCAATACTAAACAACAATAATGATGAAATTATAGAAATAAGTGAATTCTCATATCCTGTTTACCGGGCCTTTCTGGAATATCTGTACACTGACAGCATCAGTCTTTCTCCTGAGGATGCAATAG GGCTGCTAGATTTAGCAACGTTCTACAGAGAGAGTCGACTGAAAAAGCTTTGCCAGCAAACAATCAAACAGGGCATTTGTGAGGAGAATGCAATTGCTCTTCTTTCCGCTGCAGTCAAGTTTGAAGCTAAG GACTTAGAGGAATTTTGTTTCCGGTTTTGCATAAACCACCTGACCGTTGTCACTCAGACATCAGGATTTGCAGAAATGGACCATGACCTCTTGAAGAACTTCATTAGCAAAGCCAGTCGAGTGGGAGCATTTAAAAACTGA
- the RCBTB2 gene encoding RCC1 and BTB domain-containing protein 2 isoform X4 has product MYAWGANSYGQLGTGNRSNQSYPAPVAVDKDRVIEIAACHSAHTSAAKIQGGQVYMWGQCRGQSITLPHLTHFACTDDVFACFATPAVTWRLLSVEPDDHLTVAQSLKKEFDNPDTADLRFQVDGKYIHVHKVLLKIRCEHFRSILNNNNDEIIEISEFSYPVYRAFLEYLYTDSISLSPEDAIGLLDLATFYRESRLKKLCQQTIKQGICEENAIALLSAAVKFEAKDLEEFCFRFCINHLTVVTQTSGFAEMDHDLLKNFISKASRVGAFKN; this is encoded by the exons ATGTATGCCTGGGGAGCCAACTCTTATGGTCAGTTGGGCACTGGCAATAGAAGTAACCAGTCCTATCCTGCACCAGTCGCTGTGGATAAGGACAG AGTCATAGAAATTGCTGCATGTCACTCTGCTCACACTTCTGCTGCTAAAATCCAGGGTGGCCAAGTGTACATGTGGGGTCAGTGCCGGGGACAATCTATCACTCTTCCACACCTCACCCACTTCGCCTGCACTGATGATGTATTTGCTTGTTTTGCTACTCCTGCGGTAACATGGCGTCTGCTGTCAGTAG AACCTGATGATCACCTGACAGTAGCTCAGTCACTAAAGAAGGAATTTGACAACCCAGATACTGCAGATTTGAGGTTTCAAGTGGATGGAAAATACATACACGTTCATAAAGTCCTTCTCAAAATTAG GTGTGAGCATTTTCGTTCAATACTAAACAACAATAATGATGAAATTATAGAAATAAGTGAATTCTCATATCCTGTTTACCGGGCCTTTCTGGAATATCTGTACACTGACAGCATCAGTCTTTCTCCTGAGGATGCAATAG GGCTGCTAGATTTAGCAACGTTCTACAGAGAGAGTCGACTGAAAAAGCTTTGCCAGCAAACAATCAAACAGGGCATTTGTGAGGAGAATGCAATTGCTCTTCTTTCCGCTGCAGTCAAGTTTGAAGCTAAG GACTTAGAGGAATTTTGTTTCCGGTTTTGCATAAACCACCTGACCGTTGTCACTCAGACATCAGGATTTGCAGAAATGGACCATGACCTCTTGAAGAACTTCATTAGCAAAGCCAGTCGAGTGGGAGCATTTAAAAACTGA